The nucleotide window GGTTGTGAAAAATACTACGACGATTGTACTGGTGATGATGGTTGCATGGACTGGATCCAGTGTTACACCTGAAAATGTGAACTGAAAAGCATGCAAAATGTTCAGCAAACCACTTGTCTTCTCGTATATCTTGAAGGCGGCCGGATGATGAGAGGACGTACCTGATTGTATGCTAGCGCAATTGAAACGGCGCCTCTCATGAGCCCGGCCCACCAAATCACGATCTTCACATGATTAGAGAATTTTGAGTACATCATTCAGAGGATTTTCTACCAGGGAATAATCATTGGTTTAGAAGCAACCTGGTGCTTGAATGTGATTGGTGCTTTTTCAGAATTCCCACTCATAAAATTTGAAAGGATCGAAAGAGGGAAAACAAACGCGGCCCGTCCCAGCAAAATGAGTGAAATGATGACACCGAAAATACCAACTGAGGTCTTGAAGCTGGCACAGTAACAAAGTATGTCTCTGAGAAATGCTTTAAGGTAAAAAAAATTCGAAACGGAGGTAACTTTTTTTAAATTGAATGCTTTAAggtaatttttttttgaaacggaggtaACTTTTTTTGGAATTGAATGCTTTAAGGTAACTTGAGAGAAGTGATTAGTTCTttggcactacaaaaaaaaagagaCATGCATGCTTTGTTGCTCACCTTGCCTGTGTTGTCTTCCATTTATCCATGTCAAGGGCATCCATTCCAACATAAAGAAAGATAAAGGTCTCAGCGATGAATGATAGTGTCGCAAATATGTGCCTGTAGTCACATCATTTACATTACTATTACTTCCAACACATGTTTTTCATCAAAACAGGTTAACCAAAATAAAACACATAAGTTAGCAGTGGCTTTGAAAGCCATACAGATAATTTAGTAATACAGAAACAGCAGAGTAATAGCACCTTGTCGTGATTCGGGAGCTCTCTGTTACATTATGCCATGCGTAGTGGGACATGACGATGCCGCAAAAGAAAACAGTCAAAATCCCACTCAGACTTAACAACTGCCAAAATGAATGTTTGCTCAGGTGCATTGTGGACAAGCATATGAACCGTCAGAAGTTAAGCTCTCATGGAATTACCTCTGCTAACATATACGATAAATAAGCCATGAGAGCCATTAAAGCGACCTCCCGGTCAGTCGAGTGCCTGCAAAATCAGGGGAGGAATTTAGAACATAAAAGCGCAGAAGATGGACGGAAACCAACTAATGTGCTAGTATTCTGCTACTTGCCTGCCAAAATACAGCGCTTTGAGAACATAAGCAGTGAACAGTCCGATCTGATATCATTCGGGAAACAAAAGTATGAAAACTAAATTGGTGCCATGGTTCCGGAAAAATTATGTAACACCATGATTATAAATATCACAAAATTAGATTGTTAAAAAATAGTGTCCTTACTGTGGCGCCAAGGATAGTACTAGTTGCAAAAAGATAGAGGAAATCTCCGATAACTTTTAGCACCGCCCCGCTTTTGATCTTAGTGATATCCATATTCTTTATAGCATTGAATAGGACCACAGATGTTGCATCATTGACAACTCCTTCTCCGAAGACCAAGCTGTACAACCTTGGTGTTTCATCTTGGCTTATGACCTGAGTTTGAGCTCAAGAGATTGAACGTATGTTTAGAAAAATTTATAGTGGAGAAAACACTCGAGAGGTTACATAGAACTCGAACATCCAACGGACCTGCAGTGTGCACACAGTATCTGTCGAAGAAAATATGACTCCTAGTGCTGCAATTCAAAAATCAGACCCAAACTGATTAATTTGAAGCAAAAGGAAGTGGCCCAAAAAAATCACAAATGCAGAAGTAAGGACCTAGATAATCCACCGCGTCAAGTTTGCCAAAACCAACTTTTGGGAGGAGCCAGTAGAAACCTGATATCAAGAAAAGTGGTATTTAGGCAGATTGTTAGTATGATGCACAAAATATCTCCCTTGAAAAATGGTTACCAGTGCATAAAAGAGTATAAGTGAAGACAGTTAAAAAAAAAGGATTGGACCAACAGCACAGCTCGCGAACATTGCCGCAATCCTGAGACCCTGGATCACATTGTCACTCGATGCAAATTCTCCAAGCATCCAACGAAAGATCGTCACTTGAGCGAAAAGACAAAACCCAATCTTTCGCTGCTTGGTGCACCATTCAGGGTGCGAGAGCCGCGGAAGGGGGCGATGAATTTGataatcccaactccaaaacaaGGAACAAAAAGTTTGTTCCACGCGATTGTCGCCTACACATGCCAGAATGTGTTGAAGGAGACAAAACCAACCCATATTCATGCCTGATTTCCGAATGCCGATGGATGCGAAACCAAGTTCACAATATCTACACAGACCTCACTAGTATGGAATTGCCCTTTTGTGAGCAGAATCTTCCATGTCATGGTCATGTAGTATGTTCTTCACTCATGTAAAGTTGGTTGACTTGCACTCAGTTTAGCAGCTAAGTCTTGCAAATTTATAAGTATTTCTCTTGCAATGTGTGAAGTACACATGCCCACGCAAGACATGCAAGAAAAGTCGAATAATCAGCAAAGAGGTAGTACCTGCGGAAACTATTGCGACCGAGATGAAAACACCGAATACCCCAAAGGACATGATGGTGAGGAAATTATGGAAGAACTGCTTCTTCTTGACCTGAAACCTGCAAAGAAGAGCCATGGACAGTTGGACACAAGACTCAGTAAAGTACTGAAGAGCTGGTAAATTATTTAGTACCTCCATACAGAGCAGAGTTAACAAAGCTGGTAAAGATATATACATACCCGGCGTTGAAGATTATTGGCGGAAGAACGTAGATGAAGAAGAGCTGCTCGTCGAACCTCAGGATGTGCGAGTTCCTGCCTTTGCTCAGCAGGAAGATGAGAGCCCCAACAATGCACCCCTGCCATGAAACACAGAAGCAGAGAGAAATCAGGACGTCTCGCCACGATGATGGATGTTCCCTGAAATGTGCGTGTGTGTTGGGGATGAGACGAGACGCCGTGTCGTACGATGATAAGCGCGGTGATGGACTCGTTGACCCATTTGTTCTCCTCGAGGAGGTGGCCGGCGACGAGGCAGAGGCAGAGCACCGCCGTGAACACGCAGATGGACACCACGGTGCCGCTGCTCCCCCCCGTCGACGCCGCCACCACCAGCTCGTCCCACAGCGAGGAAGCCGCCATGTGCCGCGCGCATAGGTGTAGCTCTCGCTCCGGGTTGGCTTCAGATCACCGCCGCCGCCTGCTCCGCCCTCTTCTTCGCTAGCTGCCTCTGTACGTACGCGCGACGAGCAGAGAGCTCTAACCCTGTCTACCTTCTCTGTTTCTCGTACTATTCCTACGTTTGGGTGCCGCTGTGAGTGTGGTGACGCGTGATTttggcgcgaggcggcggcgatcGGTTTGGAGTTCGAGGAGGGGGCGGCACGCGTGGCCGGGAGTGCCTGCGTGGCGGGTGAGCTGGTACGGTCACATGGTGCCACGCCTGGACTCTGGATGGCGTTGAAGGGCCCTGACACGACCTGTTTTTTCTGCAGGAAGGGATTAAAGAACTTATTTTGTGTGTGTGGTGGGACTAAACAACCTTGATACGACTGGTGCGTTCTGCTTGGGGCCCACAAAGCTCTGACATAGTAAAAGGGTTCGGTGCATTTTTTTTATCCAACTAATAAATGTTACACTCATAGTATGATGCAACATGGTTCAAACGTCTCATTGTCATTCATTCTGCCATATCAAATAGATGACACCGACGAAATCTTTTTACTTTTTCGGCCTTAAAAATATTTTATTTTTTAAATAAAAATCCGATAAAAATCGTTTTTATCACTGAATCCGTCTTGATAAAAATCATTTTCATCACATATTGATATGTTTCAACGTTTTTTAGGTCAAAAGTTGCCATGATGTTACATTGAAGTTATCATAGTATTTATAGTAAAGTTGTCATGATATGTttcatttattatttttaaaagTGTCGATTGGGCTCCGCGATCGAGCCCCGGAAGAGGGCAAGGTAGCATGATTTGACATAATAGGCATCAAACGTTGTCGAAGCACATCTAGCTCGTCAATCAATAGGATGGGGCGAAGAGGCCGCCATAATACCACATCTTGCACTAGGGCGCCGGGTCCAAGAGGACAATGAATATCCTCCACCCATGCGCGAACCATCAGCTACTGGCATATAATGTGGTCCCTATGTCTACGCTAAGAACATGTTCGTAGACTAGTGGTGCCTACTCTGTGACACACTTCCTATGATTCCAAGGGCCAGTCTAGAAGTCTTATCCCTGAAGATTTGGAGAGCCTCCACATCAACGGAAAGGTGCACGTTACACCATTGACGGGAGGGGGCAGTCCATCTTGCTTTAAGTTCTAAACTTAGTAAAATACTCgtatttttagaatttatttagaCTTTTCAAGGATATTCATTTAGCGAGGATGATACCTCGTCGATATTAGGTGACTATTGTGACTTAGTCAATGATAAGATTTGCCTGCTTGGTCTCTTGAAGTTAAGTGGAAACAACATCTCATTGACTGTGATATGACTATGGTGACTTCATCAATGACTTGCCTGCTCCGTCTCTCAAAGTTTGGCGCTTCATCGACCTGTACTATGGTGACTTTGTCAATCAAGATGGAGCATGCATGCGCATTCATAGAAATGAGTGTATGTGCATGCataaatgttggggaacgttgcatgaaaaacaaaaaaattctacgcacacgcaagatctatccataaagatgcatagcaacgagagggacagtatgtctacgtaccctcgtagaccgtaaagAGGAAGCGTTTaacaacacagttgatgtagtcgaacaccttcacgatccaactgatcaagtaccgaacatacgacacctccagcacatgttcagctcgatgacgtcctcaccttcttgatccagcaagacgcgcgaagtagtagatgagttcggGCAGCACGACGCCGTGGTGACGGTGGTGGTGAAATTGTTCCCGCAGGGCTTCGTCGTGTACTGCGGAAAACTAGACGGAGGACTAAACTATGGAGAGGGGCGTGATGACCCACAACTATAGGAGATCAATTGTatctcttttcgataagtaatagtgtcgaaccgaatgtggagcagaaggaaatgacaagtgattttcagcaaggtaatgtctgcaagtgctgaaattgtaagtagcagagcagtttgatagcaagataatttgtaacgagcaagtaacgataatagtaagCAATGTGCAGCAATCCTTTTGAGGAAAATGACAGGCCAAAACGgtttcttatgataagcaaagtgttcttgagggtacacgggattttcatctagtcactttcaccatgttggtttgattcgtgttcgctactttgataatttgatacgtgtgtggaccggtgcttaggtgctgttcttacttgaacaaacctcctacttatggtTCACCAtcccgcaagcatccacaactacgagaaaagtattaagaataaattctaatcatagcattaaacttttggatccaatcggcctcttacggaatagcgcataaactggggtttaagcttctgtcactctcgcaatccatcatctaattgctactccataatgcattcccttaggcccaaatatggtgaagtgtcatgtagtatacgttcacatgacaccgctaagggaatcacaacatacatactatcaaaatatcgaacacatatcaagttcacatgattacttgcaacatgatttctcccgtgacctcaagaacaaaagtaactactcacaaatgatagtcatgctcaaaatcagaggggtattaaatagcatattgaatttgaacatataatcttccaccaaataaaccatatagtaatcaactacaagatgtaatcaacactactagtcaccgaCAAGCACCAAtttatagttccggtaacaagattgaacataagagatgaactagggtttgagatgagatgatgctgttgaagatattgatggagatttccctccccaagatgggagagttgttggtgatgatgatgatgatttccccctctgggagggaaatTTCttcggcggaatcgctccgccggagggcaaaaatgctcctgcccaagttccgcctcgagaccgTGGCGCTCCATcctgaaagtcctctccttattttttctaggtcaaaatgacttacataccagaagatgggcaccgaaggtgggcctgggtgagcacaacccactagggcacgcctgggctccctggTGTGCCCAAgagggttgtgcccacctggtgggcctccTCCGTGAAGTTTCAGATTGTTTGGACTTGTGCAAAATAGGTaccctgacgtagctttttcaggtccagatttccagctgccggaattctccccctttgtgtataccttgcatattatgagagaaaaggcattagaattataccaaaaagcattattatggataaaaacatcataaataacagtaggaaaacatgatgcaaaatggacgtatcagctcccccaaacttagaccttgcttgtcctcaagcgaaaactcaaatcgaaaaacatgttgatacgtctccaacgtatctataattttttattgttccatgttgttatattatcaaccttggatgtttgataatcattttatagtcattttatatcattttttgtactaacctattgacatagtgccaagtgtcagttgttgttttttgcatgtttttatATCGGGAAAATGAATACCAAAAGGaatccaaatgccatgaaactttacggagattttttatggaccagaagacacctaatgggccaaggctgtgcctggggggtgctccgaggagagcacaacccacgagggcgtgccaggaggcccaggcgcgccctggtaggttgtgcccacctcgggtgccccctggaccgcctctttactctataaatacctcaatattctagaaaccctagtggagtcgacaaaaatcaattccagctgccgcacagtccagaaccaccagatccaatttagacaccatcacggatggggttcaccacctccattggtgcctctccgatgacgagtcagtagttctttgtagacctttgggtccgtagttagtagctagatggattcctctctcttgtttgattctcaatacaatgatgtcttggagatccatatgatgtaactctttttgcttgggatcggatgaacttcgagtttatgatcagatctatctttttatatccatgaaagtatttgagtttctttgatctcttttatgcatgattgcttatagcctcgtatttcttctccgatatctGGGTTTTGTTTcaccaacttgatctatttatcttgcaatggggagaggtgctttgtagtgggttcgatcttatggtgcttgatctcagtgacagaaggcgaaccgtgataacccacaagtataggggatcgcaacagtttttgagggtagagtattcaacccaaaattattgattcaacacaaggggagccaaagaatattctcaagtattagcagctgagttgtcaattcaaccacacctggaaacttaatatctacagcaaggtatttagtagctaAGTAATAtcatagtagtggtaacggtggcaaaagtaatggtagcagttttggttttatagtgttTGTAACTGTAGCAACGGAAAcgtaaataagcgaagaatagtatatgaaaagctcgtaggcaatggactggtgatggataattatgtcggatacAATCAATCATGCAATAGTTATatcatagggtgacacagaactagctccagttcatcaatataatataggcatgtattccgaatatagtcatacatgcttatggaaaagaacttgcatgacatcttttgtcctaccctcccgtggcagcggggtcctattggaaactaagggatattaaggcctccttttaatagagtaccataccaaagcattaacacatagtgaatacatgaactcctcaaactacagtcatcaccagtaagtatcccgattatggtcacttcagggttaacgaatcataacacataataggttactatagacttgcaaaataggatcacaaaaactcacatatattcaccgaaaacataataggttcagatctgaaatcatggcactcgggccctagtgacaagcattaagcatagcaaagtcatagcaacatcaatcttagaacataatggataccagggatcaaaccctaacaaaactaaatcgattacatcataaatctcatccaacccatcaccgtccagcaaggctacgatggaattactcacgcacgacggtgagcatcatgaaattggtgatggaggaaggttgatgatgaggatggcgacggattcccctctccggagccccgaacggactctagatcagccctcctgagagagtctagggcttggcggcggctccgtatcgtaaaacttgATGAATACTTCTCCctcatttttttctccccgaacatatatatatatatggaaaagtagatacaacggagatgtatcaactcccccaagcttaaaccttttcttgtcctcaagcaattcagttgacaaactgtaaatgataaagaaaaacttttacaaactctgtttgctcttgttgttgtaaatatgtaaagccagcattcaagttttcagcaaagattatgaactaaccatattcacaataacatttaggtctcatgtttactcatatcaatggcataatcaactagcgagcaataataataaatctcagatgacaacactttctcaaaacaatcataatatgatataacaagatggtatct belongs to Triticum urartu cultivar G1812 chromosome 7, Tu2.1, whole genome shotgun sequence and includes:
- the LOC125519864 gene encoding sodium/hydrogen exchanger 4; its protein translation is MAASSLWDELVVAASTGGSSGTVVSICVFTAVLCLCLVAGHLLEENKWVNESITALIIGCIVGALIFLLSKGRNSHILRFDEQLFFIYVLPPIIFNAGFQVKKKQFFHNFLTIMSFGVFGVFISVAIVSAGFYWLLPKVGFGKLDAVDYLALGVIFSSTDTVCTLQVISQDETPRLYSLVFGEGVVNDATSVVLFNAIKNMDITKIKSGAVLKVIGDFLYLFATSTILGATIGLFTAYVLKALYFGRHSTDREVALMALMAYLSYMLAELLSLSGILTVFFCGIVMSHYAWHNVTESSRITTRHIFATLSFIAETFIFLYVGMDALDMDKWKTTQASFKTSVGIFGVIISLILLGRAAFVFPLSILSNFMSGNSEKAPITFKHQIVIWWAGLMRGAVSIALAYNQFTFSGVTLDPVHATIITSTIVVVFFTTLVFGFLTRPLISAMLPQHRHREPAGGRSTGSNSPKDEFILPFLGDEDASGSGSGFVQAKRSISMMLERPIHTVHIYWRKFDDRFMRPIFGGPRSY